One Lachnospiraceae bacterium C1.1 genomic region harbors:
- the grpE gene encoding nucleotide exchange factor GrpE has translation MSTEEKTQEEAQEINIEEASEETTKSENVENTENSAEKSEEGDAEVSEDSAASEKEAEASSDDKINELNDRYVRLMAEFENFRKRTDKEKEMMFETGAKSVIEKILPVVDNFERALEMAKPEEGAEPDPFMDGIDKIYKQLMTEFDNMGVKPIEAVGKPFDPQFHNAVMQEESEDAESGTVTKEMQKGYMYRDSVVRHSMVVVAQ, from the coding sequence GGAAGAAGCACAGGAAATCAATATAGAAGAGGCTTCTGAAGAGACAACTAAATCAGAAAACGTTGAAAATACTGAAAACTCAGCGGAGAAGTCAGAAGAAGGCGATGCAGAGGTATCGGAGGACAGCGCAGCGTCAGAGAAAGAGGCAGAAGCCTCTTCTGATGATAAGATAAATGAACTTAACGACCGCTATGTCAGATTGATGGCAGAGTTTGAGAATTTCAGGAAACGTACTGATAAAGAAAAGGAAATGATGTTTGAGACCGGAGCCAAGAGTGTTATAGAAAAGATCCTTCCGGTCGTAGATAATTTTGAGCGTGCCCTTGAAATGGCGAAGCCTGAGGAAGGTGCTGAGCCGGATCCCTTCATGGATGGCATAGATAAGATTTACAAACAACTTATGACCGAGTTTGACAATATGGGAGTCAAGCCTATAGAGGCAGTCGGTAAACCCTTTGACCCGCAGTTTCATAATGCAGTGATGCAGGAAGAATCTGAGGATGCTGAGTCAGGTACTGTAACTAAAGAAATGCAGAAAGGTTATATGTACCGTGACAGTGTAGTTAGACATTCGATGGTTGTTGTTGCGCAATAA